Below is a genomic region from Armatimonadota bacterium.
CAATACCGATGATCGTAAACATAACCCGAGACTCTTCCCGGGCTAGTTGTTCCACTGGGCGGTGAGTTTGCTGGCTGGTGTTTTTGCTAGGTTACTCTGCCTTTCGCAGACACAAAAAGTGCCGAGATTGAATACAATTCTCGGCACTATTGCGGGGCTAAGTTAGCCTTACTTGAAGCTAGCGATCTGTTGATCGATGAACTTTGTGACGCTATCTCGACCGGTTTCTGGGTAATCCTTCACGGCTCCCTTTGCCTTGTCGGCCCAAGCCAGCGCGCCCTCTTTGTTGCCTGAGTTGTAGAGAACTCCGGCGTGGTAGATGTAGGCAATCGCGGCGAGGTCCGGTTTGGACATGTTCGCACACTCTTCGCTCATCTTCACGGCTTGAGCCTGATCGTCGCCCTTGAGTCCCTTGACGAGCATTCGAGCGGCTCCACACCAGTTGTAAGCGTCGACGCCGTCGACCTTTCCAACGTACGTCTTGAAGTAGTCGAACGCCATGGTTAGGTTTGAGCTTGAAGACATTTGGATGACCTGCATAACTCGGCCTCCCTTGGCTTGAGCTGGTCCGGTAGCGATGAACTTGTCGATCGCTTCCTTGTTGCCGGCTTTCATGTCAGCCATGAGCTTCTTCTGAGCTTCTTGCGCGGCTTTGGCGGCGGCAGCTTTCTTCTCGAAATCGACCTTGAATGCTTCGACGTCAAAGGTTCCGTTGACGATCTCTTCCAGCGGCTTGTCCATCGTCATGGGGTGGCCGATCCAATTGATCGCGCCGTCTTTGACGATGAAAGCGCAAGGGATTCCGTTTTGTCCGGCGGCTCGCATCCAGGTATTGGCAATCGTGTCTTTATCGTCGTCGAATGCGATGTTGTAGCGCATCTTCTCATCGTTCTTTGCGACCCAATCCTTGACGCGTGACTTGTGCTCATCGCCCGACTCCTTAGCGTCGCCTTTCTTGGCGTAATCCCAGGTGTTGACGCTAATGAAGTCAGCCTTGCCTTGGTACTTGTCGGCCATGTCGCTGAGGTGGGGCATCGACGAGATGCAAGGTCCGCACCAAGTTGCCCAAAACTCGACGACGTAGACTTTGCCGGGTTCAAAATTGGTGATGTTCTTCCCCTTGACGTAACCATCAACTGGGAATGCGGGAGCCTTGTTCCCGATAGTGAGCGGCTTGGGGTCTTCGGCAAGCGCCGTTGCTCCGACCAATACCGCAGAAATGATTGCAAGTGCGTTTCTGAGTCGCATGACACCATCTTACGCCCTTTTGCGATTTATTGGTGCCCAGTGGCGTCAAAATGTTAAGCATTAGCACTTCCCTGTCCTCCCGAATTCAGCTCTTGGACCCGACGACAATCAACCAGATCGCGGCGGGTGAGGTGGTGGAGCGTCCGGCGGCGGCGGTTAAAGAGTTGGTGGAGAATTCCCTCGATGCCGGGGCAACTCGGGTTGAAATTGAGCTTCGAGGGGCAGGGCGGGAGCTGATCCGGATCAGCGATAACGGGTGCGGGATGACTGCTGAGGAAGCTCGGATGTCGCTGCTTCGCCACGCGACATCGAAGATTCGATCCTTGGACGATCTGAATGGGGTTTTGTCGTTGGGCTTTCGTGGTGAGGCGGTGCCATCGATTGGGTCCGTTTCAAGAATGACGATTTCTTCCGCGACTGAGGATGGGATGCGGACTGTTGTTCGCGTCGAAGGAGGGGAACTCCTCTCTGACACCGCCGAGGCGGGTCCGAAAGGCACGACGTTGACTGTCGAGGACCTGTTTTACAACACTCCGGCGCGGCTCAAATTCTTGAAGTCCGACACCACGGAAGTTGGACAAATCGTCGAGGCGATCATGAAGTATTCGATCGCCTACCCGGGCGTTGCGTTTACATTGACTCACAACGATCAGAAGGTTTTGCAGACCAGCGGGAGTGGTGATCAGCTCGAGGCAATCAGCGACGTCTGGGGTCGCGATACGGCTCGGTCGCTAGTCCCGGTTGAAGCTTCTCTGGGCGCCTTGAAGCTCAGCGGCTACGTCTCACCGCCCCACATCACCAAGCCAACACGCTCGCTCCAGTACCTGTACGTCAACGGACGCCCGATGAAATCTCGAACGCTGACCGTCGCGTTGGATCAGGCTTTCCGTGACCTGACCCCAGAACGCCGGTATCCGCTGGTGGCTCTCAACATCGAAATCGACCCCGAGCAGATCGATGTCAACGTCTCGCCCACCAAAAGCGAAGTTAAGTTCCAAAAGGAGGGGATCGCTTTTGAAGCTCTTCGCGTTTGTATTCGCGAAGCCCTGCTCGCGCACGGCATGATGCCTTCGGCGGCCCAGATTGCGCTAGCGAACCAGGCTCTTCGCGAAGCCCAGGCTCCGACTTCGACTCTGAACGAAATGTCGTTCTGGGCGCAGTCGCCGCTCGGCGGTCCAGTGACCCCGATGAGCGATAACGCGGTGGTCGACCAGGCCCGGATTGAGATGCCAGCGGTTTTTGGCGCGGCGCCCGAGCTGGCGCAAGGGGCGATGCCTTACATCCGGCTGCTTGACGATCTAAGGGTTATCGGGCAGGCGATGAACACGTTTATCATCGCGGAGACTCGCCACGGGCTGATTGTAGTGGATCAGCATGTTGCCCATGAGCGCATCATTTACGAGTACCTGTGTGGTCTGAAGCGTTCGACAATCATCGAAAAGCAGCCGCTTCTGGTTCCCCAGACTCTGCACATTGACCACCGGGCGGCTCTGATGCTCTCGGAGAGATTGGACGAGATTCACTCGGTTGGGTTTGATCTGGAGCCGTTTGGCGGGGACGCCTACGTCATCCGTGCAGTTCCGGCGGCGCTGCGCTCGAAGGACCCGGTGAAGTATCTGAAGGATTTGATCGATGAGTTGGTCGAGTCCTCGGTGACTCGAAAACTGGTTCCGACCCGCGAGCAGATTTGGATCATGTCGTCGTGCAAAATGGCGGTGAAGGCGGGCGATCCGCTTAGCAACGCAGAGATGGAGAAGTTGCTCGTCGATTTGGCAACCACGGAGAATCCGTATCATTGCCCACACGGTCGGCCGATCACGGCGACGCTGACGCATGACGATTTGCTCCGTCTGTTCAAACGTATCTGACCGACGAATCGCACAGAAGTGTAGATCCGTCGATCCTCCCAGGTTAAACTTTCCCGAAGTGCGGCCTGATCCTATTCAGATGGAGAAGAAAAATTGCTAAAGAGCCACGTTCGAGTAACCATCCGAACAGTGTTGCTCTCGGTGCTCACCCTCGTCACTCTTCAGGCGGTCACAATCGGATTCACCGTCTACCAACTCCTCTATTCAGAGGAGATGCTTACGGAGTTCCAAACATCGGTTAACCGTGGAACCGACGAGGCACGAGTTTTTGTGCTCAATGGAGAGCTTCAGTCGAGAATACTGGAGAAATGGTTCTTGGCCAAAACCAGCCTCGAATCACTTAACCCCGGTGGATTGTTTGAAGAGACTGAACTGCAAACACCATTCGACATATGGCTCACTGATCCGGCCGGGAGAATCTTGCTCAAAAGTGGACCGAACGCAAACGTCAGCGCGATGCGTGACTACGAGCGACAAGCCCTGGCGGACGCCGCACAAGGTCAATTGAAGACCAAGCGAATCGACAACCGATTGGTATCATCGGCAGCCATACGAGATGGAGACAAGCTGATCGCGATCGCGTCAATCTCAAGCCCCAGACTCCTCCGGCCCTCGAACCTCATTTTGCGCGGATTAGGGGTTCTCGCCCTTCAAGGCTTTGCCATTCTTGTGCTCACCGCAGGAATCGGCTTTCTTGCGTCTGTCTCGTCTTATCGAGCCACGCGAGCAAAACTGAAACAGGTCGAGAACATCTTGGATGATTGGGGGAACGGCAATTTCTCGCAGTCGATCGACGAACACTCCTCAGAGATGTTTTCAGATATCGCGAAGCATCTCAATCAAATGTCTGCAACCCTTCAGCAAACGATCTCGCTACAAAAGCAGTTAGGCACCCAACAAGAGCGAAACAAAATGATTCTACAATTGCACGATGGGGTCAAGCAGAGGTTGTTCGCTCTCAACCTGACCATCTCGGCAATAGCCGAACAAGCCAATTCTAGTGCCTCGAAGCCAGTAGAGACGTATATCGAGAACCTCGTTGATCAAGGTCAACAGCTTCAACATGAAGTGAACAGAGTCGTCCAAGATGAGTCAGGGGATCTAACGGAATTCGTGACCGACAATGTCAACTCGGTGATTGATCGCTGGAAGCTCGTGACCAAGCTCCCCTTTGAAGTCGAGATCGATCCCGCGGCGTCGGACATTGACCGTCGATTGAGAATTCACCTCTGCTACATCTTGGAA
It encodes:
- a CDS encoding TlpA disulfide reductase family protein, with amino-acid sequence MRLRNALAIISAVLVGATALAEDPKPLTIGNKAPAFPVDGYVKGKNITNFEPGKVYVVEFWATWCGPCISSMPHLSDMADKYQGKADFISVNTWDYAKKGDAKESGDEHKSRVKDWVAKNDEKMRYNIAFDDDKDTIANTWMRAAGQNGIPCAFIVKDGAINWIGHPMTMDKPLEEIVNGTFDVEAFKVDFEKKAAAAKAAQEAQKKLMADMKAGNKEAIDKFIATGPAQAKGGRVMQVIQMSSSSNLTMAFDYFKTYVGKVDGVDAYNWCGAARMLVKGLKGDDQAQAVKMSEECANMSKPDLAAIAYIYHAGVLYNSGNKEGALAWADKAKGAVKDYPETGRDSVTKFIDQQIASFK
- the mutL gene encoding DNA mismatch repair endonuclease MutL, with the translated sequence MLSISTSLSSRIQLLDPTTINQIAAGEVVERPAAAVKELVENSLDAGATRVEIELRGAGRELIRISDNGCGMTAEEARMSLLRHATSKIRSLDDLNGVLSLGFRGEAVPSIGSVSRMTISSATEDGMRTVVRVEGGELLSDTAEAGPKGTTLTVEDLFYNTPARLKFLKSDTTEVGQIVEAIMKYSIAYPGVAFTLTHNDQKVLQTSGSGDQLEAISDVWGRDTARSLVPVEASLGALKLSGYVSPPHITKPTRSLQYLYVNGRPMKSRTLTVALDQAFRDLTPERRYPLVALNIEIDPEQIDVNVSPTKSEVKFQKEGIAFEALRVCIREALLAHGMMPSAAQIALANQALREAQAPTSTLNEMSFWAQSPLGGPVTPMSDNAVVDQARIEMPAVFGAAPELAQGAMPYIRLLDDLRVIGQAMNTFIIAETRHGLIVVDQHVAHERIIYEYLCGLKRSTIIEKQPLLVPQTLHIDHRAALMLSERLDEIHSVGFDLEPFGGDAYVIRAVPAALRSKDPVKYLKDLIDELVESSVTRKLVPTREQIWIMSSCKMAVKAGDPLSNAEMEKLLVDLATTENPYHCPHGRPITATLTHDDLLRLFKRI
- a CDS encoding histidine kinase — protein: MLKSHVRVTIRTVLLSVLTLVTLQAVTIGFTVYQLLYSEEMLTEFQTSVNRGTDEARVFVLNGELQSRILEKWFLAKTSLESLNPGGLFEETELQTPFDIWLTDPAGRILLKSGPNANVSAMRDYERQALADAAQGQLKTKRIDNRLVSSAAIRDGDKLIAIASISSPRLLRPSNLILRGLGVLALQGFAILVLTAGIGFLASVSSYRATRAKLKQVENILDDWGNGNFSQSIDEHSSEMFSDIAKHLNQMSATLQQTISLQKQLGTQQERNKMILQLHDGVKQRLFALNLTISAIAEQANSSASKPVETYIENLVDQGQQLQHEVNRVVQDESGDLTEFVTDNVNSVIDRWKLVTKLPFEVEIDPAASDIDRRLRIHLCYILEEAISNVVRHAGASKINVSLRRVEGTWSLLVQDNGLGLHGGNPSGLGTYTMNTRATFFPGGVFDLSSSETGTQASLRWDA